The sequence below is a genomic window from Clostridia bacterium.
ACATGATCGACGTTTCAATGTCGATTTCATCGACATTGACCTCCACACTCCGGGGTTCAAGGGGTTGAAGCGATCTCGTGTCAATGCCGGAATCGCCGGCATAGCTTCCGTATACGATTTTGGGTCGCTCGAACAGATGAACAGACCCTCGCTTGCATCCCAGAGGGCACGTCTGTCCGAGCTTACGCCGATGTCCCACATGCGTCTGTGTCCCATATTCAGCACCCTGACGGCACAGGGTTGAAGGTTTTTGCAGCCGATCCGGCTAGCGAGCAAATAAGCCTTTAGCTGGTCATTTCCCAAATGCCTGCTTGCCATATGTTACATGCGGAACGTGAGCTGAATCCGTAGGCATTGTCGGTTCGGGATTCGGTCGCGTCTCATCAGGCGGCGTCAGTTGCAGCCGGGAGTTACATGTGAGGCGCCACGGTTGCGGCAGCCACGCCTCAGACAGACTCATATCCCTAGCCAGTCAGCGGCTTTCCTGCGATGCTCATCGGTGATGTAAGGAGCCAACGACCTTATCGCTGCCCAGACGGCAGATGCGTCATCGGCGAAACCGGCGCCGGGAATTGCGTCCGGAATGAGGTCCACCGGAAGGACGAAGTACGCGAGGGCGCTAAACGCCACAGCTCGAGCGTGTAGGGGTGTCGCTGGATCCATCGCGCAGTAGTGCATGGCCACGGCATCAGGAACGAACGGAACCTTTCCAGCGGTTTTCTTAACTTTGGACAGGAAGCCCTTCCTGACGAGCTGTTCCGGTTCTTCGGGCGGCATGTGATCAAGAGACACTCGACCTTCAGCTCCTCCGTCATATCAACTGCGTGAACGCCATGCTCCACGCGATTCTCCGTTCCACGGCGGGCATACTCAAGATGGAACTCTTGGTCAAAGCGGGCCAATGGGCTGGCCATGGCCTCGTAGGGAAAGGAGGCAGAGGAGTGCCCATTGACGATCAGCGAGACGAGCGGTTCCAAGGCAGCGAAATCAGTCGTGCAAGACGTGAGTTCAACCTGATAGCTCCAGTCTACGACATGATCCTGGGCAGGTCCATGACCCGCCTCTATCGGCTGGCAGTAGATGCCTTGCTGGAGACCCATCCGTTCTCCCCGATGGCCGCAGCCCTAGATGTCGGCACAGGCACTGGCCTTCTTGCAGGGGTTCTGGCGGAACGCGGATTTGAGGTCACTGGAATCGACGTGTCGGAGGGTATGCTCAGAGCGGCGCGGAGGCGACGGGGAGGGCTGGCCGCATTTCGCGTCGCTCCTGCCCATTCAGCCTCCGCTCAACCCGGAGCGCCGTACGACCTGGTCTGCTCGGCAATGCTACTACATGGTTTCCCCCGCGACTATCGCCAACTCGTTCTGAAGGACATGTGCCGCGCTTCTCGTCGCTTGGTGATGATAGTCGACTACGTGCCCCATCGGAGCCCATTCACATCAGTGGTAGAACGCCTTGAGGGGAGTCACTATCCGGGTTTTCTTCGTGAGTTCGCCGATGACCTGGCGGCATCCTTCGAGAGTATGTCCGTCCGACCCCTGAGCCCCACATGTGGGGTGTACATCTGTGATGGAACCCGAAACCGACAAGGTGGCATCTGATCCGCAACCGACCTCAAGCCCCCATCTGTCCATATCGTTCAACACCCGCGAATCTGCTCTTGCAGCAGTGAAACGGGCAAGCTCGAGAAGCTTGGACAGGCCCGAACAGCCGATAATCTGCCCGTGCGGAGAAGTCGCGCCGGCCTGAGGTCGCGCCGAGATCCCATGTAACCGAGAAGCCGGAATGGAAGCATGGCGCACAGCATGAGACGGGCAATGGCCCGAAGTTCCCGCCGAAGCCCGGGAAAGGAGAGCGTGACGATGACGACCAGGACTGACATGCAGATGAGCTCGCATTAGGATGAACAACGGATCGTCCACGTTTTGAGTGGTTATCCACTCTTTGAGGGCGTCGATGCGGATACCATGCACCAGCTTGGGCATGGGTCACGCCTGAAAGGTGTGACCCATGGGGATATCCTGTTCATTCAGGGGGACGTCAGCGCAGAGTTGTATGTTGTAGCCTCGGGCAGGGTGAGGCTCTACCGTGTGTCCCCCGAGGGTGGCGAGAAGACCCTCGCTGTTCTGGGGGAGGGGGATGTGTTCGGTGATCTTTCCGCCCTGTCCTGCGCCCTGGCCATTGCCCTGCCCGTTGTCGGGCCCGTCGGACTCTACGTGGTCCTTGCCTGAAGCGTTGCTGGTGTCGGGCTGTCCTCCCTGGCGCTGTGGATCGTGTCCGTAAGCATGCCTAAGGCCGGGCTCTGCCTTGAGAGCGTCATCGATATCCTTGTTCTTACCATTCCAGAGGAGCCCCTGCCTGCTCATGACCTCAGATATGGCCCGCCCAAGGTTTCCTGATTCGATTCCGATCGCTTGCGCCACTTCACCCCAGCCCATGCCGTCTGCGGCCATGGCTAGCACTTCTTCGAAGGGCACGCCGGAATCGGCGGATATCACTGTGCAGATGACTAGGTCTCCAATACCCCATCCCTGGTCAAAGGCGGCATTCAACTGATCAACCGTGAGAGCCAGGTCGGGGAAGGCAGATACAAGTCGCTCGAAGAACGCCGTCTTGTCCGATCCTATCTCGAGTTCCTCCCGAAGCTCTTCATCCAGCTCTTCATCCAGTTCCTCATCCGGCTCCTCATCCGGCTCCTCGTCCAGCTCTTCATCTAGTTCCTCCTCTGGATCCACTACGGTTCCAGGGTCGGTCTCGCCATCGACTGGATTTTCATCACCTGGCGCTATGGTCATTGCCCGTACTGGTGCAGTAGCTGATAGACTCAGCACAAGCAACAGAACTAGTGCAAGAGCGACAAACATCCTCCTGAACACCGTTGCTATCCCCCCTGATGTGGTATTGACATCGGGGTCACTGTTGAACGTACGTGACTCTAGTCCGATATCTCTCCCTCACATCGTAGCATGCGCTCATGTGGGAGGCAGTGACCTAGGTCACCGGGTGGTCTCGGCGCCAAGAAGAGCGGGTTCTTCCAGTGCCTCTTCGAGGATCCTTCCTGTTGCATTCGCTGGCGGACGAATG
It includes:
- a CDS encoding YkvA family protein; this encodes MSLDHMPPEEPEQLVRKGFLSKVKKTAGKVPFVPDAVAMHYCAMDPATPLHARAVAFSALAYFVLPVDLIPDAIPGAGFADDASAVWAAIRSLAPYITDEHRRKAADWLGI
- a CDS encoding class I SAM-dependent methyltransferase, giving the protein MPIDDQRDERFQGSEISRARREFNLIAPVYDMILGRSMTRLYRLAVDALLETHPFSPMAAALDVGTGTGLLAGVLAERGFEVTGIDVSEGMLRAARRRRGGLAAFRVAPAHSASAQPGAPYDLVCSAMLLHGFPRDYRQLVLKDMCRASRRLVMIVDYVPHRSPFTSVVERLEGSHYPGFLREFADDLAASFESMSVRPLSPTCGVYICDGTRNRQGGI